Proteins co-encoded in one Corynebacterium tuberculostearicum genomic window:
- the tsaD gene encoding tRNA (adenosine(37)-N6)-threonylcarbamoyltransferase complex transferase subunit TsaD, whose translation MKIMGIESSCDETGVGIVELREDGHMEIIANAVASSMEQHARFGGVVPEIASRAHLEAMPQVMQAALDEAGIAKPDAIAATVGPGLAGALLVGASAAKAYAAAWGVPFYGVNHLGGHVAVANLEGEELPHSVALLVSGGHTQLLEVEAVGKPMRELGSTLDDAAGEAYDKVSRLLGLGYPGGPVIDKLAARGEATIDFPRGMSRAEDLRGPHRHDFSFSGLKTSVARYVERAEKAGETISVENVCASFQEAVADVLTAKAVRACEDTGARVLLLGGGVAANSRLRELAAERCAAAGVELRVPRFSLCTDNGVMIAAIGAQLIHEGAQPSGLDVGTDTQMDVEEPQLT comes from the coding sequence ATGAAGATCATGGGCATCGAGTCCTCCTGCGATGAAACCGGCGTGGGCATCGTCGAGCTTCGCGAGGACGGCCACATGGAAATCATCGCCAATGCTGTCGCTTCCTCCATGGAGCAGCACGCGCGTTTCGGCGGCGTAGTCCCGGAAATCGCCTCCCGCGCCCACCTTGAGGCCATGCCGCAGGTGATGCAGGCTGCGCTAGATGAGGCGGGCATAGCTAAGCCGGATGCCATCGCCGCTACCGTAGGGCCCGGCCTAGCTGGAGCACTGCTGGTAGGCGCCTCGGCTGCCAAGGCCTATGCTGCGGCCTGGGGCGTGCCTTTCTACGGCGTTAACCACCTTGGCGGCCACGTTGCCGTGGCCAACTTGGAAGGCGAAGAGCTGCCGCACTCGGTGGCCCTTCTGGTCTCGGGTGGGCATACGCAGTTGTTGGAGGTAGAGGCCGTCGGCAAGCCCATGCGCGAGCTGGGCTCTACGCTTGACGACGCCGCCGGTGAAGCCTACGACAAGGTCTCCCGTCTCCTTGGTTTGGGCTACCCCGGTGGCCCGGTGATTGATAAGCTCGCCGCCCGCGGCGAAGCCACCATCGATTTTCCGCGCGGCATGTCCCGCGCCGAGGATTTGCGCGGCCCGCACCGCCATGACTTCTCCTTCTCCGGGCTTAAGACCTCCGTGGCCCGCTACGTGGAGCGTGCCGAAAAAGCGGGGGAGACCATCAGCGTGGAAAATGTCTGTGCCAGCTTCCAAGAAGCCGTGGCCGATGTCCTGACCGCTAAGGCCGTGCGTGCCTGCGAGGATACCGGTGCCCGCGTGTTGCTGCTGGGAGGCGGGGTGGCCGCTAATTCCCGCCTGCGCGAGCTGGCCGCCGAGCGCTGCGCCGCCGCTGGGGTAGAGCTGCGAGTGCCGCGCTTTTCGCTGTGCACCGATAACGGGGTGATGATCGCGGCCATCGGCGCGCAACTCATCCATGAAGGTGCCCAGCCTTCTGGTCTCGACGTAGGCACCGATACCCAGATGGACGTGGAAGAGCCGCAGTTAACCTAA
- the rimI gene encoding ribosomal protein S18-alanine N-acetyltransferase, which yields MKLRELTPADAPRCAELEKILFPGEAPWSSRVFHQEMAQPFNFYFGVEGAIEEPEPVALLGYAGIGMMGPAADPEFEIHTIGVDPAAQRRGIARMMMDNICHIADLKDAPVFLEVRVGNDPAIGLYERFGFAKQGIRKNYYQPSGADAHVMVRPRQSERPED from the coding sequence GTGAAGTTGCGCGAGCTAACCCCGGCCGATGCACCCCGGTGCGCCGAGCTGGAAAAGATCCTTTTCCCCGGAGAAGCCCCCTGGTCCAGCAGAGTTTTCCACCAGGAAATGGCCCAGCCTTTCAACTTCTATTTCGGGGTGGAAGGCGCGATCGAGGAACCGGAACCCGTGGCGCTGCTAGGCTATGCGGGCATCGGCATGATGGGCCCGGCCGCGGACCCGGAATTTGAAATCCACACCATCGGCGTCGACCCCGCTGCGCAGCGCCGCGGCATTGCTCGGATGATGATGGATAATATCTGCCATATCGCAGATCTTAAGGATGCCCCGGTCTTCCTCGAAGTTCGCGTGGGCAATGATCCAGCCATTGGCCTGTATGAGCGCTTTGGCTTTGCCAAGCAGGGGATCCGCAAGAACTATTACCAACCTTCCGGGGCGGATGCGCACGTGATGGTGCGCCCGCGCCAGTCCGAGCGCCCTGAAGATTAA
- the tsaB gene encoding tRNA (adenosine(37)-N6)-threonylcarbamoyltransferase complex dimerization subunit type 1 TsaB has translation MRVLAIDTATTALVAGVVDTAVGQTTQRVLEDTRAHNELLIPTIADVLAEAGMEYSDLDAVVTGIGPGPFTGLRVGMATASALADALSIPLHGVCTHDAIAHAAGLHANPADAGSEATAFVATDARRKEIYWATYRATDSGVQRICGPEVNKPAEIEVELTSTAEVIIPERLATQLPEKLTMLPHRAAHPTAAALVAVADLNAEPAPVAPLYLRRPDAVPPKKQRLSAAIPKVEL, from the coding sequence ATGCGCGTCCTCGCGATCGACACGGCTACCACCGCGCTGGTGGCCGGGGTAGTGGATACCGCCGTTGGGCAGACTACCCAGCGCGTGCTCGAAGATACTCGTGCGCACAATGAGCTGCTTATCCCTACCATCGCCGATGTCCTCGCGGAGGCAGGAATGGAGTATTCCGATCTCGATGCGGTAGTCACCGGCATAGGTCCAGGCCCGTTTACCGGCCTGCGCGTGGGTATGGCGACTGCCTCCGCGCTTGCCGACGCCCTCTCCATTCCCCTCCACGGCGTATGTACCCACGATGCAATCGCTCATGCTGCCGGCCTCCACGCCAACCCTGCAGACGCGGGCAGTGAGGCCACCGCCTTCGTGGCTACCGATGCACGCCGCAAAGAGATCTATTGGGCGACCTACCGCGCCACCGACTCCGGTGTGCAGCGCATTTGTGGCCCCGAGGTAAATAAACCGGCAGAAATTGAGGTGGAACTCACCTCCACCGCTGAGGTCATCATCCCCGAGCGTCTGGCCACACAGCTACCAGAGAAGCTGACCATGCTGCCGCACCGTGCCGCCCATCCCACCGCAGCAGCCCTAGTTGCTGTAGCTGACCTCAATGCAGAACCGGCCCCCGTCGCTCCGCTGTACCTGCGCCGTCCGGACGCGGTCCCGCCGAAGAAGCAACGGCTGTCTGCCGCCATCCCCAAGGTCGAACTGTGA
- a CDS encoding aspartate:alanine exchanger family transporter, with protein sequence MLNFLASSPLLSLFVIMAVGLAIGKIKIFGISLGAAAAMFVALGLSTANPDIQIPPLVYQFGLAIFVYAIGLSFGPSFVREFKTRGWKLTVFMLGMLVILVAVGYGLIRAFGLSAPEATGMFAGSLSSTPGMAAVVEMVGDSTPVVGYSLAYPGAVIGAILVAAIGAKVLKVNHEEDARAEGMIPAELVAKGVRLTKNFNDTAGHIYRVTGQTVVATRIISDEDRHRLAVPEMPLCEGEAYLLNGSEEAVDKAIEILGEEYPVELTEEAGLKYARVTVSNPDIAGKSVREIKGLDHGFIIARIRKGDKDLVPHPDTVLNYSDRVRVVTSPSRLSYVRKYLGDSEAALGNADLLSMAIGLTLGMLLGLIPIPMPGGSTLQLGFGGGPVVVGLLLGYLNRTGRLNWQMPFQTRETLSNMGLTLFLAGVGTSAGASFRDALTDPSSLTIMGVGLVITLTSAILIGVIGMLVLKLKWDEAMGCAAGMTTNPAVFAYIRDQTGTELAGRGWATVYPTTIIGKIIASQVLLLLLL encoded by the coding sequence GTGTTGAATTTTCTCGCCTCTAGTCCTTTGCTATCTCTCTTCGTCATCATGGCGGTGGGTCTAGCGATTGGCAAGATCAAGATCTTCGGCATCTCCCTCGGTGCCGCGGCTGCGATGTTCGTAGCTTTGGGTCTATCTACCGCTAATCCTGATATCCAAATCCCGCCTTTGGTCTATCAATTTGGTTTAGCGATTTTCGTTTATGCCATTGGCCTAAGCTTCGGGCCCTCCTTCGTCCGCGAGTTCAAGACCCGCGGCTGGAAGCTCACCGTATTTATGTTGGGCATGCTGGTTATCTTGGTCGCGGTAGGCTATGGCCTCATCCGTGCCTTTGGCCTGAGCGCGCCAGAAGCCACCGGCATGTTTGCCGGTTCGCTCTCCTCCACGCCAGGTATGGCCGCCGTGGTAGAAATGGTGGGCGATTCCACCCCGGTTGTCGGATACTCCTTGGCCTACCCGGGTGCGGTTATCGGCGCGATTCTCGTCGCCGCCATCGGCGCTAAGGTGCTCAAGGTCAACCATGAAGAAGACGCCCGCGCAGAGGGCATGATTCCCGCTGAGCTCGTGGCCAAGGGCGTGCGCTTGACCAAGAACTTTAATGACACCGCGGGTCATATCTACCGCGTTACCGGCCAGACTGTCGTTGCTACTCGTATCATTTCTGACGAAGATCGCCACCGCCTCGCCGTCCCAGAAATGCCGCTATGCGAGGGCGAAGCATACCTCCTCAATGGCTCCGAAGAGGCCGTCGATAAGGCCATTGAGATTTTGGGTGAAGAATACCCGGTGGAGCTGACCGAGGAAGCCGGTCTAAAGTACGCCCGCGTTACCGTGTCTAACCCGGACATTGCGGGCAAATCGGTCCGCGAGATCAAGGGCCTAGACCACGGCTTTATCATCGCTCGTATTCGTAAGGGCGATAAGGACCTCGTTCCGCATCCAGATACGGTGCTTAACTATTCGGATCGTGTTCGCGTAGTAACCAGCCCGAGCCGCTTGTCTTATGTGCGCAAGTACCTCGGTGACTCTGAAGCTGCTTTGGGTAACGCGGACCTGCTGTCCATGGCTATCGGCCTGACGCTGGGCATGTTGCTTGGCCTCATTCCGATTCCGATGCCAGGCGGTTCCACCCTGCAGCTGGGCTTCGGTGGCGGCCCCGTGGTTGTCGGCCTGCTATTGGGCTACCTCAACCGCACCGGCCGGCTGAACTGGCAGATGCCATTCCAGACGCGTGAGACCTTGTCCAATATGGGCCTTACCCTGTTTCTCGCCGGCGTGGGCACCTCGGCCGGGGCTTCCTTCCGCGATGCCCTAACGGATCCGTCCTCGCTGACCATCATGGGCGTGGGTCTCGTTATTACCTTGACCTCCGCCATTCTCATCGGCGTTATTGGCATGCTGGTGCTGAAGCTGAAGTGGGACGAAGCCATGGGCTGTGCAGCTGGTATGACCACCAACCCGGCAGTCTTTGCCTATATTCGTGACCAAACCGGCACTGAGCTGGCCGGTCGTGGCTGGGCTACGGTGTATCCCACCACGATTATCGGCAAGATTATTGCCTCGCAGGTATTGCTCCTGCTGTTGCTATAG
- the tsaE gene encoding tRNA (adenosine(37)-N6)-threonylcarbamoyltransferase complex ATPase subunit type 1 TsaE, whose protein sequence is MRSSFPESGSRDLSTVEETYAFGAELGAALEAGDVVILDGPLGAGKTTLTQGVAKGMQVKGRVTSPTFVIARVHRSTVGGPDLVHVDAYRLLDEGGANSGDPLGELDALDLDTELEDAVVIAEWGGGLVEQIAERYLFISIDREPAEYADADQDVRRFTWSWRGGL, encoded by the coding sequence ATGCGCAGTAGCTTTCCGGAATCCGGCAGCCGTGACCTATCCACGGTGGAAGAAACCTATGCCTTCGGCGCAGAGCTGGGTGCGGCCCTTGAAGCTGGCGATGTGGTGATCCTGGACGGGCCGTTGGGGGCTGGAAAAACGACGCTGACGCAGGGCGTCGCCAAGGGCATGCAGGTCAAGGGGCGGGTAACCTCGCCGACTTTCGTCATTGCCCGCGTGCACCGCTCAACCGTAGGTGGTCCGGACCTCGTTCATGTTGATGCTTACCGCCTGCTCGATGAAGGCGGTGCTAATTCCGGGGATCCGCTAGGGGAGCTCGATGCCTTGGACTTGGACACGGAGCTAGAAGACGCCGTGGTTATTGCCGAATGGGGCGGGGGACTAGTAGAGCAGATTGCGGAGCGCTATCTGTTTATCAGCATCGACCGCGAGCCGGCGGAATACGCGGATGCAGACCAGGATGTTCGCCGCTTTACGTGGTCGTGGCGGGGCGGCCTATAG
- the alr gene encoding alanine racemase: MDMLKTTIDLSAIAHNVRLIKEKVGPEVKLMCVVKADAYGHGAAKVVPVMARAGADCFGVATLREAVELRRAGVDSPIVAWIWQTEEILEEALACGIEVAVNSLEQAHQLVKSEIPAEIYVKVETGMHRAGVDEDDWVETFKVLRDAPHIKVLGLMSHFACADEPDNPHNDAQEEVFRTALRLAREIGLECPVNHLANSPAVLTRPSSYFEQVRVGAACYGLEPIDGREHGLRPAMTWSGQIFNVKPIQPGEGTCYGLTWKADKPGFLATVDCGYADGLPRGYQGDLHVGIGGHLYPQVGRICMDQIVVDLGDNPHGVDTGQDAVIFGNGGVSATDLAAAAGTINYEVVCLPDGRTEREYIGEEDAQ, encoded by the coding sequence GTGGACATGCTGAAAACCACCATTGATCTCTCCGCCATCGCGCACAACGTCCGCCTCATCAAGGAAAAGGTAGGGCCTGAGGTCAAGCTCATGTGCGTGGTTAAGGCCGATGCCTATGGCCACGGCGCGGCTAAGGTTGTACCGGTGATGGCGCGCGCGGGCGCGGATTGCTTTGGCGTGGCCACCTTGCGGGAGGCCGTGGAGCTGCGCCGCGCGGGCGTGGATTCACCCATCGTGGCGTGGATCTGGCAGACGGAAGAAATCCTCGAAGAAGCGCTTGCCTGCGGCATTGAGGTGGCGGTCAACTCACTCGAGCAGGCGCATCAATTGGTCAAGTCCGAAATTCCCGCGGAGATTTACGTCAAGGTGGAAACCGGTATGCATCGCGCCGGCGTGGATGAGGACGATTGGGTAGAGACCTTTAAGGTGCTGCGCGACGCCCCACACATCAAGGTGCTCGGCCTCATGTCCCACTTTGCGTGTGCCGATGAGCCGGATAATCCGCACAATGACGCCCAGGAAGAGGTGTTCCGCACGGCCCTGCGTCTCGCGCGCGAGATTGGGCTGGAGTGCCCAGTCAATCACCTGGCCAATTCACCAGCTGTGCTGACGCGTCCTTCCTCCTATTTTGAGCAGGTACGTGTAGGCGCCGCCTGCTATGGTTTGGAGCCTATTGACGGCCGCGAGCATGGTCTGCGCCCAGCCATGACCTGGTCCGGGCAGATCTTTAACGTAAAGCCCATTCAACCAGGGGAAGGTACCTGCTATGGACTGACCTGGAAGGCGGATAAGCCGGGATTTTTAGCCACCGTGGATTGCGGCTACGCAGATGGCCTGCCGCGTGGTTATCAAGGCGATCTGCACGTGGGCATTGGCGGGCACCTGTATCCACAGGTAGGCCGAATCTGTATGGATCAGATTGTGGTGGACTTGGGCGACAACCCCCATGGCGTGGACACGGGTCAAGATGCCGTGATTTTCGGCAACGGGGGAGTATCGGCTACGGATCTCGCCGCGGCGGCAGGAACCATCAACTACGAGGTGGTCTGCTTGCCCGATGGCCGCACCGAACGCGAATACATAGGAGAAGAAGATGCGCAGTAG
- a CDS encoding ATP-binding cassette domain-containing protein gives MPILLNDLSLVWPDGTTCFSGLNGAFSGPLTALIGDNGAGKTTLLDVILGNILPTAGTVEKPESVAYLPQDLAWNRDDVVADIFGVTQVLAAISAVEAGEYDPELYELIGEQWDVGECITAALSAAGLDIPLDRPIESLSGGEAVRVALVAVFLSEPDFIILDEPTNNLDGTAKKYLKDMLVNAAAPVLVVSHDKDLLDVVSEVAELRDGNLRFFQGNYSDYLATINAEQEVAQKAVSTAKATYKQQLRERQAMQTRIARDARRGKKFAESKRKPGMTMKLDKQRSEKTASHRAQLHSGAVEAAQHSLARAERNMRDDDSVYIELPQTELPEGKRVISIPGLTIVGPERVRLSGPNGSGKTTLLNRIHSGEVGYVIDNSGYLRQRIELDPSLSVWDVVSNANPREDPQFIRDQLAQLLFQSDSVHALTRTLSGGERFRAEFARVLLADPAPQLLMLDEPTNNIDISTVDWLVSVLKKYRGALLVVSHDEDFCSRIKLTRQVSIEDIG, from the coding sequence ATGCCTATTTTATTGAACGACCTTTCTCTAGTATGGCCCGATGGCACAACCTGCTTCAGTGGCCTAAACGGTGCCTTTTCTGGCCCTTTAACTGCACTAATTGGGGATAATGGTGCAGGGAAGACAACTCTATTAGACGTCATCCTTGGAAATATCTTGCCTACGGCCGGAACGGTGGAAAAGCCGGAATCGGTAGCTTACCTGCCACAAGACCTTGCTTGGAATAGAGATGACGTAGTAGCAGACATCTTCGGTGTAACCCAGGTGCTCGCGGCGATTTCCGCAGTCGAAGCTGGTGAGTATGACCCTGAACTCTATGAGTTAATTGGGGAGCAATGGGACGTCGGTGAGTGCATTACCGCTGCCCTTTCTGCCGCTGGATTGGATATCCCGTTGGACCGCCCTATCGAAAGCCTCTCTGGAGGGGAAGCGGTCCGCGTCGCTTTGGTGGCGGTGTTCTTGTCTGAGCCAGATTTCATTATCCTCGATGAACCGACCAATAACCTCGATGGAACTGCAAAGAAATATCTGAAAGATATGTTGGTAAATGCCGCGGCGCCGGTGTTAGTGGTAAGCCATGACAAAGACCTGTTGGATGTAGTTTCTGAGGTAGCGGAGTTAAGGGATGGGAACCTACGCTTCTTCCAAGGCAACTATTCCGACTACCTTGCCACGATTAATGCAGAACAGGAAGTAGCCCAAAAAGCAGTATCTACCGCCAAGGCGACTTATAAGCAGCAACTCCGCGAACGACAAGCAATGCAAACACGGATTGCGCGTGATGCGCGCCGTGGAAAGAAGTTCGCGGAGTCGAAGCGCAAACCAGGTATGACGATGAAGCTTGATAAGCAGCGATCCGAAAAGACGGCATCGCACAGAGCGCAGCTGCATTCAGGCGCAGTTGAAGCGGCTCAACACTCTTTAGCTCGAGCTGAGCGAAACATGCGAGATGATGATTCGGTGTATATCGAGCTGCCACAAACTGAGCTCCCGGAAGGAAAGCGGGTTATTTCGATTCCCGGGCTGACGATTGTCGGCCCAGAACGCGTGCGCTTGTCAGGACCAAATGGAAGTGGCAAGACCACGCTTTTAAACCGAATTCATTCCGGTGAAGTGGGCTACGTGATCGACAACTCGGGGTACTTACGTCAACGAATTGAATTAGATCCTTCTCTAAGCGTATGGGACGTGGTTTCTAACGCGAATCCGAGAGAGGATCCACAGTTTATCCGTGATCAGCTTGCTCAGTTGTTGTTTCAATCTGACTCGGTTCATGCGTTGACAAGGACCCTTTCGGGAGGCGAAAGGTTTAGGGCGGAATTCGCCAGAGTGCTTTTGGCGGATCCGGCGCCGCAATTGCTAATGCTCGATGAGCCGACCAACAACATTGATATTTCAACTGTTGATTGGCTGGTCTCGGTATTGAAAAAATATCGGGGCGCATTGCTGGTGGTGAGCCATGATGAAGATTTCTGCTCGCGGATAAAACTCACGAGGCAAGTTTCCATAGAGGACATTGGATGA
- the glmS gene encoding glutamine--fructose-6-phosphate transaminase (isomerizing), which translates to MCGIVGYIGHAGGDRDYFALDVVLEGLRRLEYRGYDSAGVAMYADGEISWRKKAGKVAALDSEIAARPLPDSVLGIGHTRWATHGGPTDLNAHPHVVDGGKLAVVHNGIIENFAELKSELLNKGYNFVSETDTEVAATLLGDVFHNEAAGDLTKAMQLTCARLEGAFTLLAIHAEQADRIVAARRDSPLVIGLGEGENFLGSDVSGFIDYTKSAVEMDNDQVVTITADEVEITDYEGNPAQGKPFEIKWDAAAAEKGGFDSFMEKEIHDQPAAVRDTLLGRFDEQGQLTLDDLRIDETVLKSIDKIIVIACGTAAYAGHVARYAIEHWCRIPTEVELAHEFRYRDPIVNEKTLVVALSQSGETMDTLMAVRHARQQGAKVIAICNTQGSSIPRESDAALYTHAGPEIAVASTKAFLAQITATYLLGLYLAQLRGNMFADEIQSVLAELRHMPDKVQNVIDEEDQVANLANSMKDAESVLFLGRHVGFPVALEGALKLKEIAYLHAEGFAAGELKHGPIALIEEGQPVFVIVPSPRGRDSLHSKVVSNIQEIRARGAITIVIAEEGDTAVEDYANHVIRIPKAPTLMQPLLATVPLQIFAAHVAKSKGYDVDQPRNLAKSVTVE; encoded by the coding sequence ATGTGTGGAATTGTTGGATATATTGGTCACGCTGGTGGTGACCGTGATTACTTCGCCCTCGACGTAGTTCTGGAAGGGCTGCGCCGTTTGGAATACCGCGGCTATGACTCCGCTGGCGTAGCGATGTACGCAGATGGAGAAATCAGCTGGCGCAAGAAGGCCGGAAAGGTCGCTGCGCTGGATTCTGAGATTGCAGCCCGCCCGTTGCCTGACTCCGTGTTGGGCATTGGCCATACCCGCTGGGCCACCCATGGTGGACCCACCGACCTGAATGCGCACCCGCACGTGGTCGATGGCGGCAAGCTGGCCGTGGTGCACAACGGCATCATCGAGAACTTTGCCGAGCTCAAGTCCGAGCTTTTGAATAAAGGCTATAACTTCGTCTCTGAGACCGATACCGAAGTTGCCGCTACGTTGTTGGGCGATGTCTTCCACAACGAGGCCGCTGGTGACCTGACCAAGGCGATGCAGCTGACCTGCGCACGCCTGGAGGGCGCATTTACCCTGCTGGCCATCCACGCCGAGCAGGCCGATCGCATCGTTGCCGCCCGCCGCGACTCCCCGCTAGTAATCGGCTTGGGCGAGGGCGAGAACTTCCTCGGCTCCGATGTATCCGGCTTTATTGATTACACCAAGTCCGCCGTGGAGATGGACAACGACCAGGTCGTAACCATCACCGCTGACGAGGTAGAGATCACCGATTATGAGGGCAACCCTGCGCAGGGCAAGCCTTTTGAAATCAAGTGGGATGCCGCCGCTGCTGAAAAGGGTGGCTTCGATTCCTTCATGGAAAAGGAAATCCACGATCAGCCCGCTGCTGTGCGCGATACCCTGCTCGGCCGTTTCGATGAACAGGGCCAGCTGACCCTCGATGATCTGCGCATCGATGAGACCGTGCTGAAGTCCATCGACAAGATCATCGTCATCGCCTGCGGCACCGCCGCTTACGCCGGTCACGTGGCACGCTACGCTATCGAGCACTGGTGCCGCATTCCTACCGAGGTTGAGCTCGCCCACGAGTTCCGCTACCGCGATCCCATCGTGAACGAGAAGACCCTCGTTGTCGCGTTGTCCCAGTCCGGCGAGACCATGGACACTCTGATGGCCGTGCGCCACGCCCGCCAGCAGGGCGCCAAGGTTATTGCTATCTGCAATACCCAGGGCTCGTCCATCCCGCGCGAATCTGATGCCGCGCTCTATACGCACGCCGGTCCGGAAATCGCCGTGGCCTCCACCAAGGCCTTCTTGGCGCAGATTACCGCCACCTACCTGCTTGGTCTCTACCTGGCCCAGCTGCGCGGCAATATGTTTGCCGATGAGATCCAGAGCGTTCTTGCGGAACTGCGCCATATGCCGGACAAGGTGCAGAACGTCATTGACGAGGAAGACCAAGTAGCCAACCTGGCCAACTCCATGAAGGACGCGGAATCCGTGCTCTTCTTGGGCCGCCACGTCGGCTTCCCCGTGGCTCTCGAGGGCGCACTAAAGCTAAAGGAAATTGCCTACCTGCACGCCGAGGGCTTTGCTGCCGGCGAGCTCAAGCACGGCCCAATTGCGCTTATTGAAGAAGGCCAGCCGGTCTTCGTTATCGTGCCATCCCCACGTGGCCGCGACTCCTTGCACTCCAAGGTTGTCTCCAATATCCAAGAGATCCGCGCCCGTGGTGCCATTACCATCGTGATCGCGGAAGAAGGCGATACCGCCGTGGAGGATTACGCTAACCACGTCATCCGCATCCCTAAGGCGCCAACCCTCATGCAGCCGCTGCTGGCTACCGTGCCGCTGCAGATCTTCGCCGCTCACGTAGCCAAGTCCAAGGGCTACGATGTGGACCAGCCGCGCAACTTGGCTAAGTCTGTAACCGTGGAGTAA